GAGGAAATCCGCCGCGAGAAGATCACGCTGGCGCCGGGCGGCCGCGCGCTGATCCAAACCATGAAGGAATATGGCGCCTATACCTCGCTGGTTTCGGGCGGCTTCACCTTCTTCGCCGACTATTTCGGCAAGCGCATCGGCTTTCACGAAGCCATCGCCAATGTGCTCGAATTCGACGGCGACCGCCTGACCGGCACGGTGGCCAAGCCCATCGTCGACAAGAACACCAAGCGCGAGCGCCTGACGGCCCGGGCCGCCGAACGCGACCTGCCGCTCAGCCAGACCATTGCGGTGGGCGATGGCGCCAACGATCTCGACATGATCCGCATTGCCGGCTTCGGCGTGGCTCTGCATGCCAAGCCCGCCGTGGCCGCGGAAGCCGGTATCCGCATCGACCATGGCGACCTCACCGCCCTGCTCTACCTGCAGGGCTATAGCGACGAAGACATCATGCGCTGACACGCCTGCGGCCAACAAAAAGCCGACGCATTGCTGCGCCGGCTTTTGCATTTCCGGGGAGACGCCTACTGGGCTGGTGCCGCAGCAGGCTCCTCGGCAGGCACCGGAATTTCGGTGCCCTGCGTCGGCGTCAGCTCCGAGCCGTCCTCGAGCGTGATGCTCGGCACGGTGGTTTCCTCGATACCCAGCCCGTCAAGCGCCGGCTCGTCGGTCGGCTGCTGTGTGATCGGGGCAGCAGTCGGCTGGATCGGCGGCGCCAGGTTGGTATTGGCCGCCGGCAGTTCGCCATTGGAGCCGAAATAGCGGAAGAACTCGCTATCGGGCGACAGGATCATGGTCGTGCCGGTATTCACCAGCGCATTGCGATAGGATTCCATCGAGCGATAGAACTCGAAGAATTCCTGATCCTGACCATAGGCGGCAGCGAACAGACGGTTACGCTCAGCATCGCCCGTACCACGGATGATTTCCGCATCACGGGTCGCCGCGGCCACGATTTCCACCGCCTGACGATCGGCAATAGCCCGCAGGCTCTGTGCCTGCTCCTGACCACGGGCGCGCAGCAGCGCGGCTTCGGCGAGACGTTCGGCGCGCATGCGTTCGAACGTGGTTGCCGAAACATCGGCGTCGAGGTCGGTGCGCAGGATACGCACGTCCACCACGTCGATACCGAGATTGGCGAGGTCCGGACGGATAAGGTCGCGCGTTTCCGCCATCATCTGGCCGCGCTGGTCGGACAGGGCGGCGCTGAATTCACGCAGGCCGTAAACCTGACGCAGGGCCGCATCGAGGCTGGCCCCGATACGGGCCTCGGCAACCGAGAGCTGGCCGGTGGCCCGCTCGCGGAACAGCCGCGGATCGGAAATGCGGTAGGTCAGGAAAGCATCCACCTGATAGAAGGCGTTGCCCGAAACCTGCACGCGCATATTGGCGATATCGTAGCGCAGCAGGCGATCTTCGATCACCTGAACCGTGTCGACGAAATCCGTCGGAATCTTGAAATAGATGCCCGGTTCGGTGCGGACGTCGGTGATCTGGCCAAAGCGCATGACGATGGCCTGTTCGCGCTCGTTGACCACGTAGATCGACGAGAAGAACACATAGAGGGCGGCGAGAATGACAACGCCAATGATGATCAGACGATTGTTCATGGCTTAGTTCCCCGTCGTCGTATTGGTCGTGGCGCCGGGCCGCAGTTCAGGCAATGGCAGATAGGGGATCACCCCCTGGCCACCGGCTCCGGTTTCCACCAGGACCTTTTCCGAACTCCCCATCACCTGCTCCATGGTTTCGAGGAACAGGCGCTTGCGCGTCACTTCGGGGGCGTTGACATATTCTGCATAGATGGCGTTGAAGCGCTCGGATTCACCGGTTGCTTCCTGCACCACGCGGTTGGTGTAGGCGGCAGCCTCTTCACGCAGGGCCGCAGCGCGACCACGGGCATCGCCCAGCAGCGTATTGGCATAGGACCGCGCCTCTTCCTGCAGGCGGGTTTCGTCCTGCCGGGCGCGCTGCACTTCATTGAAGGCGTCGATGACTTCGGCCGGCGGACCGGCATTCTCGATCAGGATCTGGGTGACATTCACACCCAGGCCATAGCTGTCGAGCGTCGTGCGGATGATCTGCAGGACTTCCTCGGAAATACCGCTACGGTCGTCACTATAGATGTCCTGGGCCGGACGACGGCCCACCACTTCACGCATGGCGCTTTCCGCAGCGAAGCGGACCATGGATTCCTGGTCGCGGACGTTGAACAGATAGTCCTGCGGATTATCGATCGCCCAGAACACCGAGAACTGCACATTCACGATATTCTGGTCGCCCGACAGCATCAGCCCGTCGCTGGCACTCTGCGACGGGCGCGAGCCGGTGGCGGTCGCCGTTCCGATCTGGGTCTGATTAAGCGTGGTCGTCACGCGTTCGACGGTGTCGACCGGCCACAGCAGGAAATGCAGGCCCGGGCCGGCGAGTTCCGGCTTGGGCTTGCCGAAGCGCAGTTCGACGCCAACTTCCTGCGGCGCCACGGTATAGACCGAGTTGGCGCCCCAAAAGGCGAGCACCGCAAGAATGCCGCCGATAATGGCCCAACGGCCACCGGGCAACCCGCCCTTGAACTGGTCGCGACCGCGGTTGAGAATATCTTCGAGATTGGGTGTATTGCCGCCACCCGGACGCCGCGGGCCACCGCCCCCGCCACCGGGCGCCTGCCCCCAGGGACCGCCATTATTATTGCGGCCACCCCCGCCTCCGTTACTCTCCCACGGCATCGCGTCCCTTTCGGATAAATTTCGTTTCGTTGAGGACTTATATAGGCAAGGGCTTCAACCGATCAATGCGCGCTGTCCTGTCGTCGCTCGTACACTTTGACGCGGTAGGCTAAAAAAGGGTCGGGTGATCCGCCAACGCATCATCGTCAGCAGGTTGGCTTTCTATAAATTCCGACCATTCTTCTAGACGGTCAATTATATGGGAACTCGTTGGCATGAACTCTTCCTTAGACCTCATCCGATGTTCAAATTTTCGTCGGGCGTAATGGGTTATTCGAAAAGAAAAATCATCGTGTTCCCCGGATGGGAACTCTCTCTCTTCACGAGTCCGCCACTCCGACGGTAGAAAAGTATAATCAAATTTGGCATCGCCATTCATATGTCCAGTATATACGTCAGTAAGCCAAAATTGATTTATATATTTTTGAAACTCTCCAAAAATGACCTCGCCACCAATTATAAAAAATTCCGGCTGAAGCGTAAATATAGAATGGACATCCGCTAGAAGAAGCGCTGTTTCTGGATCTTTTGCCCACTTAACATTCGCGCAATCATCAAAAATCTGTCGCGACAAAACAATATTAAGTCGATTTGGCAGCGGACGACCAAGCGACTCAAACGTGCGGCGCCCCATGATGACTGCGTGCCCCGCAGTCAATTTCTTGAAATGCTGTAAATCCGTGCGAAGGTGCCATGGAAGCGTATTGTCCACGCCGATAATGTGGTCTGGATGGCTCCGTGCAACGATGGACGTCGCTGAGGGCATCTTCACGCGAGGTGGAGTGGGCATGGACAACCTAGCAGATGGGCAAGACTGAAGTTCGCCGGTTCATCGCAGACCCGGCCTTGGGTCACAAGACACAATAACCGGTTAATTCGAACCGAGGAGTAGTAGCGCGTCACCATCGACCCGCACCTTGGTCCACTCGTCCTGCATCACCCCGCCCTGCGCCTTGTAGAATTCGATGCTGGGCTCGTTCCAGTCGAGCACCCACCATTCGAACCGTCCCAGCCCTTCGGCCACGCAGCGCCGCGCCAGATTGACCAGCAACGCCTTGCCGATCCCCTTGCCGCGCATGGACGGATCGACGAACAAATCCTCCAGCCAGATGCCATGCCGGCCCTGGAAGGTGGAATAGGTATAGAACCACAGCGTGAAGCCGACCGGCTTGCCCTCCCATTCCGCGATCTCGCAGAACACCTTGGGCGCGGACCCGAACAGGTCGCGCAGGATATCGGCCTCGGTCGCCTTGGCCTCATGGCTCAGCTTCTCGTAGGCCGCTAGCGCTTCGATGAAATGCACGATCAGCGCGGCGTCTGCGGGGGTGGCGGAGCGGATGGTGAGGGAAGTGTTCAACTGTTGTTCGATCTTCTCATTTTCACGGCGTCATTCCCGCGCAGGCGGGAATCCACTCTTCATTCCTTGCGGCGCCAACAGAAAGAATGGATTCCCGTCTTCGCGGGAATGACGTCGCGTTTTAGCTAATTACTTGTCGGCTGCCGCTCGAGGATCAGGATATTCAGCTCCTCCTGCGGCCAGAAATCCTCCTTGACCATCTCGAACGTGGTTGGGCCGATCTTCTTGACGCCTTCGCCGCAGAACGAGACGAGATTGTCGGGACTGCCCTTGTCCACCACGAGGCGGAACTTGCCGATGGCGCCCCCGCTCCAATTGCCGCCGGTGGTCAGGATGTAGGAAATCCAGCTCTCGAAGAAGGGCGCCGACCACGGCTCGTCGGGGTTGGCCAGCGTCTTGCGGACGGCTGCCAGGAAACTCTCGTCGGTGCAGTATCTGGTCCTGTATTCGGCCGCCGGATCGTAGCCTTCATAGGGCTCGCCGAGGAAGCTGACGCCGACAGTGCCGCCGACGCTGGGCTTGTAGCGATGCTCGACCGTCACGGTCTCGCCCGCCGGAAACAGCCCTTCCCAGGTATAGGTCGCCTTGTAGGTCCAGGCTGGCCAGTAGTGCTTTTCCCAGCCTTCGCCGGCGTCATATTCATCGGGCGCGACCAGGCCCAGATGCAGCAGACGCGCGGTTGTCTCGTCATCCAGCGCATCGGTCGCATCGCTGGCCTGGCTGGTGATCGGCACCAGCGGCAGGCCGAGCTGCTTGATCATCTTGGTGCGATCGACGCCGAAGGCATAGGCATATTCGTGCAGTTCCGTCTCGACATGCTTGCCGTCGAGCGTCGTCTCGAACTGGAAAAGGTTGTCGTCCGGCCCCACCGGAAAAGCCACCGGCGACCAGAAATCGGGCACGATATCGGGCATCGGGAAGGCGACGAGAATATTCTGGTCGGCGTCGCCATCATTGCGGAACTGGTAGACGACGCGGATTTCATCCTTCGAGATGAACAGCTCCTCGCTCTCCATCACGATATCCTGGTTGGTGATGAATTCGAGCCCGCCAGTGGTCAGCACCGCCGACGTGTCATTGGCCAGTGCTGGACCGGCAGCCAGCAATGCACCGCAAAGCAGCAGAAACCTCATCCTATCCTCCCGATATACGCGCCATTTGCTTAGCACGGCCTCAGCCGCTGCGTCCCAGATACTGAAACCACTTGCGCTCCAGCGCCGCATCGAGGTCGATGCCGTTCTTGTGGGCAAACAGCAGCAGCGTGGCCAGCACGTCCGCAGCCTCGTCCTCCAGCGCCTGGCGGATGGCCGGCGCATCGGCACCCTTCATCCGCCCACGTCCGGTGGTCTTGAGATATTCGGCCGTGAGTTCGCCGATCTCTTCCTGCAGTTTGAGCAGATACCAGTCGTTGTCGCGCGCTATGGCATTGCGGGACGCATAAGTGTTCGAGACCTCGACCACCAATGGCATCAGCTCGGCCAGCCTGCGGCTCAAACCGAAACCTCGGCCTTGATATGCGGATGCGGATCGTAGCCTTCGAAGGCAAAATCCTCGAACACGAAATCTTCCAGCCGCGTCACATCAGGATTGATCTTCAACACCGGCAGCGCCCGCGGCTCGCGCGTCAGTTGCAGCCGCGCCTGCTCGAAGTGGTTCGAATAGAGATGCACGTCGCCAAAGGTGTGGACGAAGTCGCCCACGCCCAGCCCCGTCACCTGCGCCACCATATGAGTCAGCAGCGCATAAGAGGCGATGTTGAACGGCACGCCGAGGAACGTATCGGCCGAACGCTGATAGAGCTGGCAGCTCAGCTTGCCATTGGCGACATAGAACTGGAACAGGCAGTGGCAGGGCGGCAGCGCCATCTCGTCCACCTCGGCCGGATTCCAGGCCGAAACGATATGCCGGCGCGAATCCGGCTTGGTGCGGATGGATTCGATGACCTGGGCGATCTGGTCGATCTTGCGCCCATCCGGCGCCGGCCAGCTGCGCCACTGCGAACCATAGACCGGCCCGAGATCGCCATTCTCGTCGGCCCACTCATCCCAGATCTTGACGCCGCGCTCCTGCAGCCAGCGAACATTGGTCTCGCCACGAATGAACCACAGCAGCTCGTATATGATGGATTTGAGATGCAGCTTCTTGGTGGTCAGCAGCGGAAAGCCCGCATTGAGGTCGAACCGCATCTGATAGCCGAACAGCGACCGCGTGCCGGTGCCAGTCCGGTCGGCCTTGTCGGTGCCGTGTTCGAGAATGTCGGAGAGGAGTTTGAGATAGGGCTGCATGATGAAAGCTTAGACGATTCTCTTGGTTATCGGCTCGGCTATGGTACAATCTCCACATGACGAAGATCATCCTGCAACACGGCCAAACGAGCCAATTCGTCCTGGGCCGCAAGGCCGCTGAAAAGATCAGCGCTGTAGAAGGTATCGTTCGCTCTCCAAGAACCGGGCAACTAATCCATGCAGCCGATGAACGCGGCGAAACGGGCGATGCGCGACGTGCGCGCATCAGGGCGGAGTTCAGGAAGTAGTTGGTATATGCCGGCGAACCAGATCCGCTGTGTTACGCTGGCACGACCGTACTGAAAACCGCGCAGGCCTGACCGATCAAGACGAACTCAATGAGTTCGAGTTCGCCATGTATTTATCTCGTGCGGAAGAACCGCTCCCAACCGGCGATCTCGGCTACGAACATTATCGCCGGATTCATCACCATCTCTTTCAGGATGTATACGATTGGGCCGGGCAACGGCGAAGCGTTCGGATCGGCAAGGGAGGAAACTGGTTCTGCTACCCTGAGCATCTGTCTCGGGAAATGCATCGGGCGTTTTCCCTGGTTGACCCGGTCCTGACATCGGCAACGGCGCAGAACTTCGCAGAACGCGCGGCTATCCTGCTCGCGGGGATCAACGCAGGACATCCCTTCCGCGAAGGCAATGGTCGCACGCAGCTTGCCTATCTTGCACTCCTCGCGGCAACCATCGGATACGGTTTCAACCAGGACATGCTTGATCCAGATCGCGTAATATCCGCGATGATTGCCAGCTTTTCCGGCGAGTTGTTGCCACTGACGCAGCTCATTTCCGACTTGATACGCAACCCTGGTTGAGGGCTAGGAATTGCACAGTCGAGAGCATCGACTCCGGTAAAAGAATACCTCATCTCCTCCCGACACCCGCTGTCAGGGTGTCCGGTCTACCTTAAGCCGCACCAAGGAGAACGATCATGCCCATTGAACACATCAATCCCGATGGAATGTATAAAAGCCCGGTTTTCTCGCAGGGCATCATCCTGCCGGCCAATGCGAGGCTACTGTTGATCGGCGGCCAGAACGGGGTCAACGAGAAGGGCGAGATCGTCGGCAAGGGCGATGTGGTGGCCCAGACCAGGCAGGCCCTGGACAATCTGCAAATGGTGCTGTCCGCCGCCGGCGGGCGCCTGGAAGACCTGGTCAAGACGACCATCATCATGCAGCAGGATATCGACCTCGGCGCCGCCTTCGGCGTGTGGATGGGCGTTTGGGGCCAGCGGCCCAATCCACCCACCGTGACGGGCTTTCGGGTCCCCGGCCTCGCCAATCCCGATTTCCTCATCGAGATCGAAGCGCAGGCCATTTTGCCATGAGCCCGGTGCTACGGCCGCTGCGCAAGCGCGAGGAAATGCCTGATTTCGTGCGCGCGGCACTCGCAGAGCGCGGTCTGCGCGAGGCCTATGACGCCCGCCCACCCTATCAGCGCAACGACTATCTGCTCTGGATCAACAAGGTGAAGCGCGACGACACCAAGCAGAAGCACCTGGCCCAGATGCTCGATGAATTGGAGGCCGGCGGCGTCTATATGGGCATGAAATGG
This sequence is a window from Devosia ginsengisoli. Protein-coding genes within it:
- a CDS encoding RidA family protein is translated as MPIEHINPDGMYKSPVFSQGIILPANARLLLIGGQNGVNEKGEIVGKGDVVAQTRQALDNLQMVLSAAGGRLEDLVKTTIIMQQDIDLGAAFGVWMGVWGQRPNPPTVTGFRVPGLANPDFLIEIEAQAILP
- a CDS encoding YdeI/OmpD-associated family protein, which gives rise to MSPVLRPLRKREEMPDFVRAALAERGLREAYDARPPYQRNDYLLWINKVKRDDTKQKHLAQMLDELEAGGVYMGMKWNGS
- a CDS encoding MazG nucleotide pyrophosphohydrolase domain-containing protein yields the protein MPLVVEVSNTYASRNAIARDNDWYLLKLQEEIGELTAEYLKTTGRGRMKGADAPAIRQALEDEAADVLATLLLFAHKNGIDLDAALERKWFQYLGRSG
- the serB gene encoding phosphoserine phosphatase SerB, producing MPVLCLIADPADSELDPALAAAVVKQTGGELNWLNHSIACEIIEPKSTDALAIAREIIGNTRVDAALVPTENRRKQVLVADMDSTMINEECIDELAAALGIKDQVAAITDRAMRGELDFGQALDTRVALLKGLERKVIEEIRREKITLAPGGRALIQTMKEYGAYTSLVSGGFTFFADYFGKRIGFHEAIANVLEFDGDRLTGTVAKPIVDKNTKRERLTARAAERDLPLSQTIAVGDGANDLDMIRIAGFGVALHAKPAVAAEAGIRIDHGDLTALLYLQGYSDEDIMR
- a CDS encoding dihydrofolate reductase, which gives rise to MPSATSIVARSHPDHIIGVDNTLPWHLRTDLQHFKKLTAGHAVIMGRRTFESLGRPLPNRLNIVLSRQIFDDCANVKWAKDPETALLLADVHSIFTLQPEFFIIGGEVIFGEFQKYINQFWLTDVYTGHMNGDAKFDYTFLPSEWRTREEREFPSGEHDDFSFRITHYARRKFEHRMRSKEEFMPTSSHIIDRLEEWSEFIESQPADDDALADHPTLF
- a CDS encoding GNAT family N-acetyltransferase; this translates as MNTSLTIRSATPADAALIVHFIEALAAYEKLSHEAKATEADILRDLFGSAPKVFCEIAEWEGKPVGFTLWFYTYSTFQGRHGIWLEDLFVDPSMRGKGIGKALLVNLARRCVAEGLGRFEWWVLDWNEPSIEFYKAQGGVMQDEWTKVRVDGDALLLLGSN
- a CDS encoding thymidylate synthase; translation: MQPYLKLLSDILEHGTDKADRTGTGTRSLFGYQMRFDLNAGFPLLTTKKLHLKSIIYELLWFIRGETNVRWLQERGVKIWDEWADENGDLGPVYGSQWRSWPAPDGRKIDQIAQVIESIRTKPDSRRHIVSAWNPAEVDEMALPPCHCLFQFYVANGKLSCQLYQRSADTFLGVPFNIASYALLTHMVAQVTGLGVGDFVHTFGDVHLYSNHFEQARLQLTREPRALPVLKINPDVTRLEDFVFEDFAFEGYDPHPHIKAEVSV
- a CDS encoding Fic/DOC family protein, which produces MLRWHDRTENRAGLTDQDELNEFEFAMYLSRAEEPLPTGDLGYEHYRRIHHHLFQDVYDWAGQRRSVRIGKGGNWFCYPEHLSREMHRAFSLVDPVLTSATAQNFAERAAILLAGINAGHPFREGNGRTQLAYLALLAATIGYGFNQDMLDPDRVISAMIASFSGELLPLTQLISDLIRNPG
- a CDS encoding DUF4424 domain-containing protein gives rise to the protein MRFLLLCGALLAAGPALANDTSAVLTTGGLEFITNQDIVMESEELFISKDEIRVVYQFRNDGDADQNILVAFPMPDIVPDFWSPVAFPVGPDDNLFQFETTLDGKHVETELHEYAYAFGVDRTKMIKQLGLPLVPITSQASDATDALDDETTARLLHLGLVAPDEYDAGEGWEKHYWPAWTYKATYTWEGLFPAGETVTVEHRYKPSVGGTVGVSFLGEPYEGYDPAAEYRTRYCTDESFLAAVRKTLANPDEPWSAPFFESWISYILTTGGNWSGGAIGKFRLVVDKGSPDNLVSFCGEGVKKIGPTTFEMVKEDFWPQEELNILILERQPTSN
- the hflC gene encoding protease modulator HflC, with translation MNNRLIIIGVVILAALYVFFSSIYVVNEREQAIVMRFGQITDVRTEPGIYFKIPTDFVDTVQVIEDRLLRYDIANMRVQVSGNAFYQVDAFLTYRISDPRLFRERATGQLSVAEARIGASLDAALRQVYGLREFSAALSDQRGQMMAETRDLIRPDLANLGIDVVDVRILRTDLDADVSATTFERMRAERLAEAALLRARGQEQAQSLRAIADRQAVEIVAAATRDAEIIRGTGDAERNRLFAAAYGQDQEFFEFYRSMESYRNALVNTGTTMILSPDSEFFRYFGSNGELPAANTNLAPPIQPTAAPITQQPTDEPALDGLGIEETTVPSITLEDGSELTPTQGTEIPVPAEEPAAAPAQ
- the hflK gene encoding FtsH protease activity modulator HflK, which gives rise to MPWESNGGGGGRNNNGGPWGQAPGGGGGGPRRPGGGNTPNLEDILNRGRDQFKGGLPGGRWAIIGGILAVLAFWGANSVYTVAPQEVGVELRFGKPKPELAGPGLHFLLWPVDTVERVTTTLNQTQIGTATATGSRPSQSASDGLMLSGDQNIVNVQFSVFWAIDNPQDYLFNVRDQESMVRFAAESAMREVVGRRPAQDIYSDDRSGISEEVLQIIRTTLDSYGLGVNVTQILIENAGPPAEVIDAFNEVQRARQDETRLQEEARSYANTLLGDARGRAAALREEAAAYTNRVVQEATGESERFNAIYAEYVNAPEVTRKRLFLETMEQVMGSSEKVLVETGAGGQGVIPYLPLPELRPGATTNTTTGN